In Fimbriimonadales bacterium, the following are encoded in one genomic region:
- a CDS encoding tetratricopeptide repeat protein: MPKIAFLPFNVSDSIEPALGRQVAHFLVELFKQSENIEPGIITTLSNIGSAEDPRRTFVHFGARLNEPDFLQQLLEHLEPDYLIDGLIEEENEKIKVTLRITEPRLEVPVSFQEEFPNDYFIEMVQWMFTTVRDYLSTQSVNLSHINLEFGTENPESFKEFLLGYDAIHYLQQVGQSRSEQFDFADAFEHFLNALRYDPEFLGAYEAGLLLAKLCLESHACDFDVLESNLKRLIEVYPEDWRGYYMLGEVYLAGTRFHDSVETFEKAIRIHEKELASLENTVEIDARREPSLYTRLGQAQMGLGMMANAERSFKKAIEWEGPEKPTMEILAAMLSQLGRGHEVPGLWRLILDKTPDNPYAWTKYAMSHAASNRNDEALRAFEEGLEKTSGHPFIKRWFAPFLVARGEVHRALDFYEDALEENPEDVLTLMEYAQALQRSDRNHEAIDVWKKLLEMEISSDIRAQALAGIYEAEHPKRAETIRRAQGKIESEDFAGAIADLEPLTEWMDDYWKPWAMLASLYNRTNRFSDAERAAKKTIEIYPGCDPAFCDLSVALTQLGRVEEAYRILRSVVQMRPTSLPVVLHLGLTAKKTGRKEEARQLAKIIRDSLPPGNLDIERALSEIEN; the protein is encoded by the coding sequence ATGCCGAAAATTGCCTTTCTCCCCTTTAATGTTTCCGACTCCATAGAGCCCGCTTTAGGTCGTCAAGTCGCTCATTTCCTCGTAGAGTTGTTCAAACAATCCGAAAACATCGAACCTGGAATCATTACGACTTTATCTAACATAGGTTCGGCTGAAGACCCTCGCCGCACATTCGTCCATTTCGGCGCTCGTCTCAACGAGCCAGATTTTCTCCAACAACTTTTAGAACATTTAGAGCCGGATTATTTAATAGACGGTTTAATCGAGGAGGAAAACGAGAAAATAAAAGTAACTCTTCGAATTACAGAACCGAGGCTCGAAGTTCCTGTTTCCTTTCAAGAAGAATTTCCAAACGACTATTTTATAGAAATGGTGCAATGGATGTTCACGACCGTACGGGATTACTTGAGCACGCAATCCGTAAATTTATCGCATATTAACCTGGAATTCGGAACGGAAAATCCAGAAAGTTTCAAAGAATTTCTTTTAGGATACGATGCGATTCATTATTTGCAGCAGGTGGGGCAAAGCAGATCGGAGCAATTCGATTTTGCTGACGCTTTCGAGCACTTTCTCAATGCACTGCGATACGACCCGGAATTTTTAGGTGCCTACGAGGCTGGTTTACTGCTTGCAAAGCTTTGCCTCGAATCTCATGCATGCGATTTCGATGTTTTAGAATCGAATCTAAAACGACTCATCGAAGTCTATCCCGAAGACTGGCGCGGATATTACATGCTCGGAGAAGTCTATCTCGCGGGAACTCGTTTTCATGACTCTGTGGAAACTTTCGAGAAAGCGATTCGAATCCATGAAAAAGAACTCGCTTCTTTGGAAAACACAGTTGAAATAGACGCTCGGCGTGAGCCCTCTCTCTATACACGTTTAGGTCAAGCGCAAATGGGTTTAGGCATGATGGCGAACGCGGAACGTTCTTTCAAAAAAGCCATCGAATGGGAAGGACCGGAAAAACCCACAATGGAAATTCTTGCTGCGATGCTTTCCCAGCTGGGAAGAGGGCACGAAGTGCCGGGACTTTGGAGGCTTATTTTAGATAAAACTCCGGATAATCCTTATGCATGGACTAAATATGCAATGTCCCATGCGGCGAGCAATCGCAATGACGAAGCATTGCGTGCATTCGAAGAAGGACTCGAAAAAACTTCAGGTCATCCTTTCATTAAAAGATGGTTCGCGCCATTTCTCGTTGCACGAGGTGAAGTGCATCGCGCACTCGATTTCTATGAAGATGCGTTGGAAGAAAACCCGGAAGACGTTCTCACTTTGATGGAGTATGCGCAAGCACTGCAGCGAAGTGACAGGAATCATGAAGCGATAGACGTTTGGAAAAAACTTTTGGAAATGGAAATTTCTTCCGACATCCGTGCGCAAGCACTCGCAGGAATATACGAAGCGGAACATCCGAAGCGTGCAGAAACGATTCGCCGAGCGCAAGGGAAAATCGAATCCGAAGATTTTGCGGGGGCAATTGCTGATTTAGAACCTCTCACCGAATGGATGGATGATTATTGGAAACCATGGGCGATGCTTGCCTCCCTTTACAATCGCACGAACCGTTTTTCCGACGCCGAGCGTGCGGCGAAGAAAACCATCGAAATTTATCCAGGATGCGACCCAGCCTTTTGCGATTTATCCGTAGCACTCACTCAGTTAGGCAGAGTCGAAGAGGCTTATCGCATTCTTCGCTCCGTCGTGCAAATGCGTCCGACTTCTCTTCCTGTTGTTTTGCACTTGGGATTAACCGCAAAGAAAACCGGACGGAAAGAAGAGGCGCGTCAACTGGCGAAAATTATCCGAGATTCGCTTCCCCCTGGAAATTTAGACATCGAACGCGCCTTATCCGAGATTGAAAATTGA
- the tsaE gene encoding tRNA (adenosine(37)-N6)-threonylcarbamoyltransferase complex ATPase subunit type 1 TsaE yields the protein MYVPSAEKMMELGSRLARKARKGMIYRICGPLGVGKTTLVRGFLRGLGYQGEVRSPTFNIIHEYPTDPPVCHVDFYRLEKPEEILNLSLEDYLQTHVVLIEWAEKAPEGLFENGVTIEIEFHNTGREVKITPDQNEKQNEAL from the coding sequence ATGTATGTCCCTTCTGCCGAAAAAATGATGGAACTGGGCTCGAGACTCGCGCGAAAGGCTCGAAAAGGAATGATCTATCGAATCTGTGGACCGCTCGGTGTAGGGAAGACGACTTTGGTAAGAGGCTTTTTGCGAGGTTTGGGCTACCAAGGAGAGGTTCGTTCTCCGACTTTCAACATCATTCATGAATATCCGACCGACCCCCCCGTTTGTCATGTGGATTTTTACCGCTTGGAGAAGCCGGAAGAGATATTGAATTTGAGCCTGGAAGATTATTTACAAACGCATGTCGTCCTCATCGAATGGGCAGAAAAAGCACCCGAGGGTTTATTCGAAAACGGAGTAACGATTGAAATAGAATTTCATAATACGGGAAGAGAAGTGAAAATTACACCTGACCAAAATGAAAAACAAAACGAGGCTTTATGA
- a CDS encoding zinc-dependent alcohol dehydrogenase family protein, producing MKAMVCKRKAYVEEHPLELMEVPEPSPPEDSILIDVEVCGVCRTDLHVIEGELPVVKEPVIPGHQVIGRRIDTGERVGVAWLHKSCGECRYCKRGDENLCDSPLFTGYHVDGGYAEKVAAHPDFIYPIPEGLPSLQAAPLICAGIIGYRVFVRSRAKKGSRLALYGFGASAHIVIQIALHFGCEVFVITRGEKHRALAKEMGASWVGDASERPPVKFDSAILFAPAGELVPLALEALDKGGTLACSGIYMSQIPPLDYTEHLFQERTLTSVTANTRQDGYELFRLAVEIPIRTHVEEFPLESANDALVRLKNDEIRGAAVLRVT from the coding sequence ATGAAGGCGATGGTTTGCAAACGGAAGGCTTACGTAGAAGAGCATCCTTTGGAATTAATGGAAGTTCCCGAGCCGAGCCCCCCCGAAGATTCTATCTTGATCGATGTCGAAGTTTGCGGAGTTTGCAGAACGGATTTGCATGTTATCGAAGGCGAATTGCCTGTCGTGAAAGAGCCTGTGATTCCGGGTCATCAAGTGATTGGAAGAAGAATAGATACGGGTGAGAGAGTCGGTGTAGCATGGCTTCACAAATCGTGCGGCGAGTGTCGCTATTGCAAAAGAGGGGATGAAAACCTATGCGATTCTCCACTTTTCACCGGTTACCATGTGGATGGTGGTTATGCGGAAAAGGTAGCGGCGCATCCCGATTTCATTTATCCGATTCCTGAAGGTCTTCCGAGTTTACAAGCGGCTCCATTAATTTGTGCTGGAATCATCGGATACCGCGTGTTTGTTCGCTCTCGGGCGAAAAAGGGATCGAGATTGGCTTTATACGGTTTTGGCGCTTCAGCACATATCGTCATTCAAATAGCCTTGCATTTCGGGTGTGAGGTGTTCGTGATAACTCGCGGAGAAAAACATCGCGCATTGGCGAAGGAGATGGGTGCTTCTTGGGTAGGGGATGCAAGCGAACGTCCTCCTGTTAAATTCGATTCCGCTATTCTTTTCGCGCCCGCTGGAGAGTTAGTTCCTCTCGCTCTCGAGGCGTTAGACAAGGGTGGAACATTGGCATGTTCGGGGATTTACATGTCGCAAATTCCTCCCTTAGACTACACGGAGCATCTCTTTCAAGAACGCACTCTTACTTCGGTAACCGCGAACACGCGTCAGGATGGATACGAACTTTTTCGGCTTGCTGTCGAAATCCCCATCCGTACTCATGTAGAAGAATTTCCTTTAGAATCGGCAAACGACGCTTTGGTGCGATTAAAAAACGACGAAATTCGTGGAGCGGCGGTGCTTCGAGTGACATGA
- the pdxT gene encoding pyridoxal 5'-phosphate synthase glutaminase subunit PdxT, which produces MPYIGVLALQGDFQKHIEAVRACGREAKEVRTPEDLRDCERLIIPGGESTTVGILLQKSGLDKAILERAKENMPIWGTCMGLILLAKEIEGREQWGLKLFDVRVIRNAYGPQINSFETDIEFRGFQKPFHAVFIRAPIISKVGKDVEVLASHNGHPVAVQQGTLFGTTFHPELTDDLRIHQFFLSL; this is translated from the coding sequence GTGCCTTATATAGGTGTTTTAGCGCTTCAAGGCGATTTTCAAAAACATATCGAAGCCGTTCGTGCCTGCGGTCGCGAGGCGAAAGAGGTTCGCACCCCCGAAGACCTTCGTGATTGTGAACGTCTCATCATCCCCGGTGGAGAAAGCACCACGGTCGGGATTCTTTTGCAAAAAAGCGGACTCGATAAGGCAATTCTCGAACGTGCAAAGGAGAATATGCCTATTTGGGGTACTTGCATGGGTCTTATTCTTTTAGCGAAGGAGATCGAGGGGAGAGAGCAATGGGGACTGAAACTTTTCGATGTGAGGGTTATTCGAAATGCTTACGGTCCGCAAATCAACTCTTTCGAAACCGATATCGAATTTCGCGGCTTTCAAAAGCCATTTCACGCCGTTTTTATTCGCGCGCCGATTATATCGAAGGTGGGAAAAGACGTGGAAGTTCTCGCTTCTCACAATGGTCATCCTGTAGCTGTTCAGCAAGGAACTCTTTTTGGCACGACGTTTCATCCGGAGTTGACGGACGACCTTCGCATTCACCAGTTTTTCCTTTCACTATAG
- a CDS encoding formimidoylglutamase: MLKPPPRELFFSRGEPEDPRLGEIVRIVSKRDFAKRDWDVAIIGFPDDRGITLNKGRKGAAHAPREIRKWLYRLVPPRNDTKIADLGDLVISEDLAADHKRAVSEITFALMHSKKVLLFGGGHDWGFAPIAALLQTGGTGFINFDAHLDVRASSIPHSGTSFWRALENGVEGKNAIWFGIQSCATAKLHKDYAEAKGGTIFYGDSPSLEVEKFLESVQITMARCDCMDLSLDMDVFAMSEAPGVSAPQPSGVPSRIILALLRQILSFEKVRTFGIYELSPPHDLQDMTARLAARCAWEVLR; this comes from the coding sequence ATGTTAAAGCCCCCCCCTCGTGAATTATTTTTTTCGCGTGGCGAACCCGAAGATCCGCGGTTAGGGGAAATCGTGCGCATCGTTTCTAAGAGAGATTTTGCGAAACGGGATTGGGACGTTGCGATAATCGGTTTTCCAGACGATCGAGGCATTACATTGAACAAGGGAAGGAAAGGCGCTGCTCATGCCCCGCGCGAGATACGAAAATGGCTTTATCGTTTAGTGCCCCCCCGCAATGATACGAAAATAGCGGATTTGGGGGATTTGGTCATTTCGGAAGATTTAGCCGCCGACCATAAACGAGCCGTTTCGGAAATCACCTTTGCGCTTATGCATTCGAAAAAGGTTCTCCTTTTCGGAGGGGGGCACGATTGGGGTTTCGCGCCTATTGCGGCGCTTCTGCAAACGGGAGGGACGGGCTTTATCAATTTCGACGCGCATCTGGATGTGCGAGCATCTTCGATTCCCCATTCCGGAACCTCTTTTTGGCGCGCGTTGGAAAACGGAGTAGAAGGAAAAAATGCGATTTGGTTCGGGATTCAATCCTGCGCTACAGCGAAGTTGCATAAAGATTATGCAGAAGCGAAAGGTGGAACGATATTTTATGGTGATTCTCCTTCGCTCGAAGTCGAAAAATTTTTGGAATCCGTGCAAATAACGATGGCACGTTGCGATTGTATGGATTTGAGTTTAGACATGGATGTCTTTGCCATGAGTGAAGCACCAGGAGTGAGCGCCCCGCAACCGTCTGGAGTTCCGTCGAGGATCATTCTTGCACTTCTTAGGCAAATTCTATCTTTCGAAAAGGTTCGAACATTCGGAATCTACGAACTATCCCCCCCTCATGATTTGCAAGACATGACCGCGCGCTTAGCCGCTCGTTGTGCATGGGAAGTGCTGCGATAG
- the hutH gene encoding histidine ammonia-lyase, with amino-acid sequence MERVILEEPSLRIEDIVAVANGATVEISQKAIERAIKSRAILENLEKSETLIYGVNTGFGALKSEIIEPKERIHLQENLIRSHAVGVGEPLGTKEVRASMLLMAASLLRGHSGVGPEAAQLICEFLNRSIHPNVPRQGSLGASGDLAPLAHIALALMGEGTCRSDDGSLLSSHLLMAEHGLAPLALTSKLGLSLINGTHVHTAIAALLTASAKTLAKAADIACAMNIEATLCSAQPFRDEVHVLRPHPHQMRSAKNIKRLIENSELVASHAHCGEVQDAYSIRCAPQVHGAARNSITHLREVVEIEISSVTDNPLVIGDEVVSAGHFHGEPVGLALDYFKIGISELASISERRTERSLNKDYNRGLPPFLIEHAGLRSGLMMCQYTSAALVSENKVLSHPSCVDTINTGANQEDHVSMAMNAALHAQKVFENTYKVIAIELIVGAQALDCRAKIQKDKPGLGVQAAWRAVREMVEKVEEDRSLSDEIQRFELERVVEAVEKEIGDLD; translated from the coding sequence ATGGAAAGAGTAATTCTCGAAGAGCCCTCGCTACGCATAGAGGATATCGTTGCGGTTGCGAACGGGGCAACGGTCGAAATATCTCAGAAGGCAATCGAAAGAGCTATAAAATCCCGGGCGATTTTAGAAAATCTCGAAAAGAGCGAAACGCTCATTTATGGAGTGAACACCGGATTCGGTGCCTTGAAATCCGAAATCATCGAACCTAAAGAAAGAATTCATTTGCAAGAAAATTTAATTCGCTCTCATGCGGTAGGGGTCGGCGAACCTTTAGGAACGAAAGAAGTACGCGCTTCGATGTTGTTGATGGCGGCGAGTCTTTTACGAGGTCATAGCGGTGTTGGTCCTGAAGCGGCGCAGTTGATTTGCGAATTTCTCAATCGTTCGATTCATCCCAACGTTCCTCGCCAAGGGTCTTTGGGTGCGAGCGGAGATTTAGCACCACTCGCACATATCGCATTAGCATTGATGGGTGAAGGAACTTGCAGGAGCGACGATGGAAGTCTTTTATCTTCGCATTTGCTGATGGCGGAGCATGGTCTCGCTCCTCTCGCGTTGACGAGCAAGTTAGGACTTTCTCTCATCAACGGCACTCACGTGCATACTGCAATTGCAGCATTATTAACGGCAAGCGCAAAAACCTTGGCGAAAGCGGCAGATATTGCATGCGCGATGAACATTGAAGCGACGCTCTGTTCTGCACAACCCTTTCGAGACGAAGTTCACGTTTTGCGGCCTCATCCCCACCAGATGCGTTCGGCAAAAAACATAAAGCGATTAATCGAAAATAGCGAGCTCGTTGCGAGTCATGCGCATTGCGGCGAAGTGCAAGATGCTTATTCCATTCGCTGCGCCCCCCAAGTGCACGGCGCGGCACGAAACTCCATCACCCATCTGCGCGAAGTCGTCGAAATCGAAATTTCGAGTGTTACGGACAACCCTTTGGTGATAGGAGACGAAGTGGTTTCCGCTGGACATTTTCACGGTGAACCCGTCGGTTTGGCTCTCGATTATTTTAAAATCGGAATCTCGGAATTAGCCTCGATAAGTGAAAGGCGCACTGAGCGTTCTTTGAATAAGGACTATAATCGAGGCCTCCCCCCCTTCCTCATAGAGCATGCGGGTTTACGCAGTGGATTGATGATGTGCCAATACACCTCAGCGGCATTGGTGAGTGAAAACAAAGTTCTGAGCCATCCATCCTGCGTGGACACGATCAACACCGGCGCAAATCAAGAAGACCACGTCTCCATGGCGATGAATGCGGCGCTTCATGCGCAAAAAGTTTTCGAAAATACATACAAAGTGATTGCAATCGAACTCATCGTAGGTGCGCAAGCGTTGGACTGTCGAGCCAAAATTCAAAAAGACAAGCCGGGTTTGGGAGTGCAAGCAGCGTGGCGTGCAGTTCGAGAAATGGTCGAAAAAGTCGAAGAGGACCGTTCGTTGAGCGACGAGATTCAGCGTTTCGAATTAGAACGGGTGGTTGAGGCTGTAGAAAAAGAAATAGGGGATTTGGACTGA
- a CDS encoding PQQ-binding-like beta-propeller repeat protein: MKHSKLFLNIAIFSLFTVAQADWNMYHGNAQRNGYTTVVGPATPKLKWKFYVGGPVLASPVIGPDGTIYLGATLDETTPKSFYTIWAVKPDGTLKWKYPVGWIDHDKTPNFTVAVSPSGVVYGGGIRAFYALNGNGNLLWKYDTQNMVMQTPVIAPDGTVYITLDGKLTAFTPGGVVKWQQEITGPGQSGGPSLSPDGNTIYASGALGGQSKLYAFNTDGTLKWSVLLDQYFWPLAPPVVGNDGTIYIIDNYPKAFNPNGTLKWVNSSLYGANGYASMTVDPNGNVYYARQTYVWKFNSSGNVVWKKQIIQDNFYLGDAMNAILMDGAGNLFMGLGTGKRWAIQVEKRLWVLSSTNGAEVGKYTLPEIAYVSSPALANDGTLYIGCLDGNLYAFGP, translated from the coding sequence ATGAAACACTCTAAATTATTTTTGAATATCGCAATTTTCTCACTGTTCACAGTTGCGCAGGCAGATTGGAACATGTATCACGGAAATGCGCAGCGCAACGGATATACGACAGTGGTCGGACCTGCCACTCCAAAATTGAAATGGAAGTTTTATGTGGGGGGTCCCGTTCTTGCTTCGCCCGTGATAGGTCCTGATGGCACGATTTATTTGGGGGCAACTTTGGACGAAACGACCCCGAAGTCTTTCTATACGATTTGGGCTGTCAAACCGGATGGCACTCTCAAATGGAAATATCCTGTCGGCTGGATAGACCATGACAAGACCCCCAATTTCACGGTTGCAGTTTCGCCTTCTGGTGTAGTCTATGGAGGGGGGATTCGCGCCTTCTACGCTCTCAATGGCAACGGGAACTTGTTATGGAAATACGACACACAAAACATGGTTATGCAAACGCCTGTGATTGCACCCGACGGAACGGTTTACATCACTCTGGATGGAAAGTTGACCGCTTTCACACCAGGTGGAGTCGTTAAATGGCAGCAAGAAATAACCGGTCCAGGGCAATCCGGAGGACCTTCGCTTTCTCCGGACGGAAATACGATATATGCAAGCGGGGCTCTCGGCGGACAATCGAAGCTTTACGCCTTCAATACGGACGGCACTTTGAAATGGAGCGTGCTTTTAGATCAGTACTTCTGGCCCCTCGCCCCCCCTGTAGTAGGAAATGACGGAACGATTTACATCATAGACAACTATCCGAAAGCGTTCAATCCCAATGGAACTCTGAAATGGGTGAACTCGAGTCTCTATGGGGCGAATGGATATGCCTCGATGACAGTAGACCCGAACGGCAATGTCTATTACGCACGCCAAACCTACGTTTGGAAGTTCAACTCTTCTGGAAATGTGGTTTGGAAAAAGCAAATCATTCAGGACAACTTTTATTTGGGCGATGCGATGAATGCAATCTTGATGGATGGTGCAGGGAACTTATTTATGGGCTTAGGAACAGGCAAGCGTTGGGCAATCCAGGTCGAAAAACGACTCTGGGTGCTGAGCAGCACGAATGGCGCAGAAGTGGGTAAATACACCTTGCCCGAAATTGCATACGTTTCCTCTCCCGCTTTAGCAAACGACGGTACACTTTACATAGGTTGTCTGGACGGCAATCTTTACGCATTCGGACCGTAA
- a CDS encoding PQQ-binding-like beta-propeller repeat protein yields the protein MKAYISVLLSLVILPGFAQINPAPPVRPLPHPWPMKYANAQRTGQSLYPGPILGKVSWKVPLANWAPGIAVSRNGNVILGDCWNDAPWSGEDYVIVLTKEGELAWRVKIPSFPWGAGQGVRSTAALDSAGNVYISGSNGILHKFDPFGNKIWEYYFSGGSGVSNDASPAVCPDETIRGFHFFEGLYGLNPDKTLIFNGGPGSGTPAVAPNYDMCTGTPRSNEPHTFPAVIYANANGTLRWIYYTLYGGGSTPVFGNDGTVYVGVDTLGTYAFNPNGTVKWQQTWGSWTQAPALGKNGQLYKPSGGSIRAFNPENGATLWTANIGGTILDGLALDSRDWIYATNSNGEVAALKPNGQIVWKVKVCDEFVTSPAIGLYGTLYACGKVGFDYFVYCIR from the coding sequence ATGAAAGCATATATTTCGGTACTCTTATCATTAGTCATTTTGCCGGGATTTGCGCAAATCAATCCGGCTCCTCCTGTACGCCCGCTTCCTCATCCCTGGCCAATGAAATATGCGAATGCGCAAAGGACGGGACAGAGTCTTTATCCAGGGCCAATTCTCGGGAAGGTTTCTTGGAAAGTTCCATTGGCAAACTGGGCGCCAGGGATTGCGGTTTCGAGAAATGGGAACGTGATTCTCGGTGATTGTTGGAACGATGCTCCTTGGAGTGGCGAGGATTATGTGATCGTCTTGACGAAAGAAGGGGAACTCGCATGGCGGGTAAAAATTCCATCCTTCCCTTGGGGAGCGGGGCAAGGCGTTCGTAGCACCGCTGCGTTGGATAGTGCAGGGAACGTCTACATTTCGGGCTCGAACGGAATTTTGCATAAGTTCGACCCGTTTGGAAACAAGATTTGGGAATATTATTTTTCTGGTGGTTCCGGGGTGTCGAATGATGCGTCTCCTGCAGTTTGCCCCGATGAAACGATTCGTGGATTTCATTTTTTTGAAGGTCTTTATGGGTTGAATCCTGACAAAACACTAATTTTCAATGGTGGACCGGGTTCAGGAACCCCTGCAGTCGCTCCGAATTACGACATGTGCACAGGAACTCCGAGAAGCAACGAACCCCACACTTTTCCTGCGGTGATTTACGCTAATGCGAATGGAACGCTTCGCTGGATTTACTATACGCTTTACGGGGGGGGAAGCACACCGGTTTTCGGAAACGATGGAACGGTGTATGTCGGTGTAGATACGTTAGGGACGTATGCGTTTAATCCGAACGGAACGGTTAAATGGCAGCAGACTTGGGGTAGTTGGACGCAAGCACCTGCTCTCGGAAAAAACGGACAACTTTATAAGCCGAGCGGCGGAAGCATTCGAGCCTTCAATCCCGAAAATGGCGCCACGCTATGGACGGCGAACATCGGCGGAACGATATTGGACGGTCTTGCACTCGATTCGCGCGATTGGATTTATGCAACGAATTCGAATGGCGAAGTAGCCGCATTGAAACCGAACGGCCAAATCGTCTGGAAGGTCAAAGTTTGCGACGAATTCGTTACATCGCCAGCAATCGGACTATACGGCACGCTTTATGCATGCGGAAAGGTCGGTTTCGACTATTTTGTATATTGCATTCGATAG
- a CDS encoding ATP-binding cassette domain-containing protein, whose protein sequence is MIEFQNVTLRYGKGITAVSEVNLSVGGGEFVFLVGPTGSGKSTLLKLLIRELKATEGRVMLGGRDLAALPENAVPALRRQIGLVPQDIGLLPNKKVWENLAYAMRATGHTRREIRTRVPEMLERVGVLHRADAFPSQLSGGEQQRVAIARALIHSPALLLADEPTGHLDPDTSLEIIQLLEQVNTRGTTILMASHDMPTIGSLPRRVVRLESGRVVSDSFGLTRNA, encoded by the coding sequence TTGATCGAATTCCAAAACGTAACTCTTCGTTATGGCAAAGGGATAACCGCGGTATCGGAGGTGAATCTTTCCGTAGGCGGAGGGGAGTTCGTCTTTCTCGTCGGTCCAACCGGCTCGGGTAAGTCCACCCTTTTAAAACTCCTCATCCGAGAACTGAAGGCGACAGAGGGGCGCGTTATGTTGGGTGGAAGAGATTTAGCAGCCTTACCTGAAAACGCAGTTCCGGCTCTACGACGGCAAATCGGGCTCGTTCCACAAGACATCGGGCTTCTCCCGAACAAAAAAGTTTGGGAAAACCTTGCCTACGCAATGAGAGCAACCGGACATACGAGAAGAGAGATTCGCACTCGTGTGCCTGAGATGCTGGAAAGAGTCGGGGTTCTTCACCGTGCTGATGCCTTCCCATCACAACTTTCAGGCGGAGAACAGCAGCGTGTAGCAATTGCTCGCGCGCTGATCCATTCTCCCGCTCTGCTCTTAGCCGACGAACCCACTGGACATCTCGATCCCGATACGAGTTTGGAAATCATCCAGTTGCTCGAGCAAGTAAACACGCGAGGAACGACCATTCTCATGGCGAGTCATGACATGCCTACTATCGGAAGTCTCCCTCGTCGTGTCGTGCGCTTAGAATCCGGTCGGGTGGTGTCGGATTCTTTCGGACTTACAAGAAATGCTTGA
- a CDS encoding permease-like cell division protein FtsX: protein MLDRLEFLFEETWVALRRNGMMTLSAISTSAIALLIFGGLAYSYFSLVQFLGSIQSEFELRVSVVPEATSKDIERMENDLEKIDGVAQVHFLSKEEVWRKFLAKQKDAEFFSDIPNPMPNEFVIILSDLSKTESVKEQLMNYPLVDKSENPPIRDAKLERERAQGLIRFVKIFGGIICTLAFVTAGTLIYNTIRLTINSRRQELRIMQLMGASHATIRLPLIFEGGIQGGIGGLIGGLFLWLFGGSFVHLSTWTAFSRAGEEGSFPGFFLTVALTGLGVVLGMICATLSVRRYLGTGT, encoded by the coding sequence ATGCTTGACCGTTTGGAATTCCTTTTCGAGGAGACGTGGGTTGCATTGCGTCGCAACGGAATGATGACGCTTTCAGCAATCAGCACCTCAGCAATCGCCCTTTTGATATTCGGAGGGTTGGCGTATTCCTACTTTTCGTTAGTGCAGTTTCTCGGTTCGATTCAAAGCGAATTCGAATTGAGAGTGTCCGTCGTTCCAGAAGCGACTTCCAAAGACATCGAACGAATGGAAAACGATTTAGAAAAAATCGATGGCGTTGCGCAAGTGCATTTTCTTTCGAAAGAGGAAGTTTGGCGTAAATTTTTGGCGAAACAAAAAGACGCAGAATTTTTTTCGGATATTCCGAATCCAATGCCGAACGAGTTCGTGATCATTCTGTCCGATTTATCAAAAACAGAATCCGTAAAAGAGCAATTGATGAATTATCCACTCGTGGATAAATCAGAAAATCCTCCGATTCGTGACGCGAAACTCGAGCGCGAGCGAGCACAAGGTTTGATTCGATTCGTGAAAATCTTCGGAGGAATTATTTGCACACTCGCATTCGTCACTGCGGGTACGTTGATTTATAATACGATACGCTTGACGATCAACTCGCGCAGGCAAGAGTTGCGCATTATGCAACTTATGGGGGCGAGCCATGCGACGATTCGACTGCCGCTGATATTCGAGGGGGGGATTCAAGGTGGGATAGGAGGACTCATCGGCGGACTTTTCCTCTGGCTTTTCGGCGGGTCTTTCGTGCATCTAAGCACTTGGACTGCCTTCTCTCGAGCAGGCGAGGAGGGGAGTTTTCCTGGCTTTTTCCTCACAGTAGCATTGACAGGACTGGGTGTGGTTTTGGGTATGATTTGCGCAACCTTATCCGTCAGACGCTACTTGGGTACGGGAACATGA